The Lycium barbarum isolate Lr01 chromosome 12, ASM1917538v2, whole genome shotgun sequence genome includes a region encoding these proteins:
- the LOC132623071 gene encoding thioredoxin-like protein CXXS1 — protein MEDQEQGTRSRVVKVDSKESWDFHVNQATVQGCPIVAHFAAVWCIPSVAMNPFMEEFASLYQNISFLTIDVDEVKEVASKYEVKAMPTFLLLKDGVPVDKLVGANPDEIKKRIQTLAQSNPTDIS, from the exons atggaGGACCAAGAACAGGGTACCAGGTCAAGAGTTGTGAAGGTAGACTCTAAAGAATCATGGGATTTTCATGTAAATCAAGCCACAGTTCAAGGATGCCCT ATTGTGGCACACTTTGCGGCTGTTTGGTGTATTCCCTCTGTGGCAATGAACCCCTTTATGGAGGAATTCGCTTCTTTGTACCAAAATATCTCTTTTCTCACAATTGATGTGGATGAGGTCAAG GAGGTGGCTAGCAAATATGAGGTGAAAGCCATGCCAACATTTCTGCTGCTGAAAGATGGAGTGCCAGTTGACAAGCTAGTTGGTGCAAATCCAGACGAGATAAAGAAAAGGATCCAGACTCTTGCTCAGTCCAACCCCACAGATATATCCTAG
- the LOC132622033 gene encoding transcription factor ILR3-like yields MGETEEDGSNWLIELGLMDDLPSLEPNAQWPSNAFSLPNNLSSGLEDSYGNSDSLKECGSKKRVRSGACASDSKAHREKMRRDKLNDRFQELSSILEPGKQPKMDKTVILGDAVRTVVQLRDEAQKLKESYDNLQEKVNELKAEKNELRDEKQKLKAEKEKLEQHLKALNTQPGFLPHPPAMASPFSAPHQVYASKMMPYMGYPGIPMWQFVPPAAVDTSEDHALRPPVA; encoded by the exons ATGGGGGAAACAGAGGAAGATGGCTCAAATTGGCTTATAGAATTAGGGTTAATGGATGACCTGCCTTCCCTTGAACCCAACGCTCAATGGCCTTCCAATGCTTTCTCCCTTCCTAATAATCTCAG TTCTGGATTAGAGGATTCCTATGGAAACTCAGATAGTTTGAAGGAATGTGGCTCCAAGAAGAG GGTGAGATCTGGAGCATGTGCATCTGATTCAAAAGCACATAGGGAGAAAATGCGCAGGGACAAGCTCAATGACAG gttCCAAGAATTAAGTTCTATCCTGGAACCTGGAAAGCAGCCCAAAATGGATAAAACTGTTATCTTGGGTGATGCGGTACGAACAGTGGTGCAGTTGAGAGATGAAGCTCAGAAGCTCAAAGAGTCGTATGACAACTTGCAGGAGAAGGTTAATGAATTGAAG GCCGAGAAAAATGAACTCCGAGATGAGAAACAGAAGCTGAAGGCAGAGAAAGAGAAACTTGAGCAGCATCTGAAGGCCTTGAACACTCAACCTGGGTTTTTACCACACCCTCCTGCAATGGCTTCCCCTTTTTCAGCCCCACATCAAGTCTATGCAAGCAAAATGATGCCATATATGGGCTACCCTGGAATCCCTATGTGGCAGTTTGTGCCGCCTGCTGCAGTTGATACGTCAGAAGATCATGCTCTCCGTCCCCCAGTTGCTTAA
- the LOC132622031 gene encoding sulfite exporter TauE/SafE family protein 5-like, whose product MNPHNNNYLKLTFLLIFLTTCRFSIAKQTNPKSDIPKLDQFLNAIYAWRTNQQQKQADEGLKFGVPTVIAGVLCFLAASISSAGGIGGGGLYVPILTIIIGVDLKTASSFSAFMVTGGSIANVVCSMFIRSPRNGGKILIDFDIALLSEPCMLLGVSIGVICNRVLPEWLITILFAVFLGFCTFKTCKSGFFYWKMESELENGLLKNESCDETEPLLKKEAKEGSSSIPWMKMGMLFLFWFSFFLLYLLRGNRYGQGIIPMEACGVGYWIISSVQFPMAIIFTSWILYNRESQQNMPSKKQEGTGETKHGPSGKLIFPIMALLAGVLGGVFGIGGGMLISPLLIQVGITPEVTAATCSFMVFFSSTMSAVQYLFLGMEHVNDALIFAVVCFVASIIGLIVVQRAIEHHGRASLIVFSVGTVMALSTVLMTSFGAVDIWKDYTSGYYMGFKQPC is encoded by the exons atgaatCCTCACAACAACAACTACTTAAAGTTAacatttttacttatttttctaACCACCTGCAGATTTTCTATAGCAAAACAAACAAACCCCAAATCAGATATCCCCAAGTTGGATCAATTCTTGAATGCAATCTATGCATGGAGGACTAATCAACAGCAAAAACAAGCAGATGAAGGTCTAAAATTTGGAGTCCCCACTGTAATAGCAGGGGTACTATGTTTTTTAGCAGCCTCTATATCAAGTGCTGGTGGGATTGGTGGTGGTGGCTTATATGTACCTATTCTCACAATAATTATTGGAGTAGACCTCAAAACAGCTTCAAGTTTTTCTGCATTTATGGTAACAGGTGGCTCTATTGCTAATGTTGTTTGTAGCATGTTTATTAGAAGTCCCAGAAATGGGGGTAAGATTCTGATTGATTTTGATATAGCATTGCTCTCTGAGCCATGCATGTTGTTGGGTGTCAGTATTGGAGTTATATGCAATAGGGTACTCCCAGAATGGCTTATTACTATACTTTTTGCTGTGTTTCTTGGGTTTTGCACTTTCAAGACATGTAAATCAGGGTTCTTCTATTGGAAAATGGAATCAGAATTGGAAAATGGGCTGTTGAAAAATGAAAGTTGTGATGAAACTGAGCCTTTGTTGAAGAAGGAAGCAAAGGAAGGAAGCAGCAGTATTCCATGGATGAAAATGGGGATGTTGTTTTTGTTCTGGTTTTCCTTCTTTTTACTCTATCTTCTTCGTGGAAATCGATATGGACAG GGCATCATTCCTATGGAGGCATGTGGAGTGGGATACTGGATCATTTCGTCAGTTCAGTTTCCTATGGCTATAATCTTTACATCATGGATCTTGTATAATAGAGAAAGTCAGCAGAACATGCCTTCCAAGAAACAG GAAGGAACTGGTGAAACTAAACATGGACCTTCAGGGAAGCTCATCTTCCCGATAATGGCACTACTAGCAGGGGTTCTCGGAGGCGTTTTTGGAATTGGTGGTGGAATGCTAATTAGTCCCCTTCTAATCCAAGTTGGAATAACTCCTGAA GTGACAGCAGCAACTTGTTCATTCATGGTATTTTTCTCTTCTACCATGTCAGCTGTGCAATACTTATTTCTAGGGATGGAGCACGTGAACGATGCCCTCATCTTTGCAGTCGTATGTTTTGTTGCCTCAATTATTGGATTAATAGTGGTTCAGAGAGCCATAGAACATCATGGGAGAGCATCCCTCATTGTCTTTTCTGTTGGCACAGTTATGGCTTTAAGCACTGTTCTCATGACTAGTTTTGGAGCTGTTGATATCTGGAAGGATTACACTAGTGGGTATTACATGGGGTTCAAGCAGCCTTgttga